tcttCTCAATTAAATTGCAATTTATTTTGCAACAAGGTATTTTGAGAGTTGCCTACCTTCAGGATAAtcatttgcatttcatttgctTAAAATGTTGCTTACATAGGCAGCTCACTGAGTTAGCAACAGATTCTCTTCTGTGAACGGCAAAGCAATAAAATCCATGTCGAAGTCAGCAGGTTCCAAAAACAAGAGCATAGGAAAGGGAGGATGTGTTTTATGGCTTTGTCTGCAGGGAGAGGTCCGTTTTCTAAAGGGTAGAGACAGCAACACTCAGACCTTGATTTggatgttcattttttttttttttggtaaatgaGCACATTGGTGATGAGGTTAAAAAGAACACAGTGTGTTAAGTTAACTGGTGAAGCAGAGTGATTTAGTAGATGTTTTTAAATGGATTGTTgttgtaactgttactggaagTGCTGCACAGTCACCCAAGAGAAACCTGGAGTAAAGTGAATGCCCCAAAAACATGTCCAGGGCAAAAtcaataggaaaaaaatacaaaaattacattttgcaatttttcttaataaactttaacattattaaaaattaatgttttgtggttttgcagtgatgcaatagaaccatttttggtttctcaaagaacctttcagtgaatagttctttaaagaaacattttttcttaatgtgaagaacgtttaaaaaaaatctaaacctttttttcactataaagaaccttttgtggaatggaaaagTTCCATGaattttaaaggttcttcatggaaccctTGATGCcattaaagaacctttatttttaagatatatatataaattaaaggcaattattttgatttttggttAAAATATGACCCCGACATGTTttgacaggttttgtgagaGCACAATGAAAACGTGAAATGTGAATTTTAGTAACTAAGAGGTTCATGAAGGTCCTTTTGTGAGGTTTACGTTTAACACTTACAATGAATGactaaagaaattattttttttattgataattgattattttaatgacaatttgAACTGAGTTTGTGTCTTGTTCTGATTAAAGTCTATTCTTCACGcagcactctaaaaaataactaaaaaaatgaaacaaatttacacagtaaaataccgttttCAATTGAAACGGTAATATaccaaaaaaatgcattctgggtaatatttgtcattttaagaaaagaggcctataggctactttctcgaaaaccACAAATTATATTACCCAGAATACATTGTAATACACCGAAGTAATATtctgtaaaaacaatgcattctgggtaatatttgtcgtTTTCAAGAAAGTAGCTTATAGGTTACTTTATCGAAAATGAcgaataatattacccagataACAATACAGATAACATTAACTGTGATGTAAAACAAAGGATAACATTATCAAATGATTCTCTTATTGATTCATCAAGAACCAGATCCGGAGCCTTTTGACTGCTTCTTTCTAGGTGCAAAAGATTTCactaattgtttaaaaaaaaaaagaagaacgATATCCTTCCTTTCTTCCTGAGGATATGACTGGAAAGAAAGCAACAATGCTATTACAATACCTGAGCAGGAAGGATTTGACTGCACCCTGCTTGAGAAATTATATTACTAACTAATACAACATaaggaatgatttctgaattagACTGCATGATTACATTTTGATGATATGAGTGGTGCCTGACCGTGCATAACTCACCGATTAAATTTGGAAAAGGATTAAATGACTGTTTCATGACAATTTCCTTCAATTTCCTGCCATGAAAAGGTCACCAAAATAAGAACAGGAGCATCTCGTGAATGTCACTGAATTGAAAAATCAACAGTCACACAGATGAAAGTGTAAATATGCATGCAGAATATCCCGTCTTTAACCAAAATCAGTAATCACATGGATTTGATTGGTATTCAATCATCAAGGCATCCTTACAAAACTTAATTTCGCCCACTCTCTGCCTGATTTATGTTCTGTTTTCATTCTTTGTCACTAATAAAACAATCCCAGTCTTCTTGCAATGTTTTCCTTTCATGGACTGTTCTGGAGACTGATCTATGAAAACTTCCTACATGATGAATGTACAATTTGTTTGAGGTGTGACAGAAAGGAAACGAGGAGAAAGTAGTTCAGGGTGGGTcgcatttttttctttgaccAACGCTGTTTTTTTATCAGTCATCATGCACACACCTACAGACCTCCAGTAGTATCAAAATCTAAATAAACTCCTTTTGTTGAGCGCACCGATATCCACCCAGTTTCTTTGAACTCATGGAAACAATGATATACTGTAAGAACACTGATAAATTAAGCGTCCGTTTCCACCCTTTGGTGTATACCAGTAATTACTCACTGGACCAACATGGAAAAAGGTTGTAAATAGTCTAAATCTATACATAGATGTATTGAATTTATGTTTTCCTTACTTAGGCTACTGTGACATCTACACTCAATACAAACCCAAAATTACACAATTAAAATGACTACTCAATCTTACAAaacttctatctatctatctatctatcttaggaAGATAGGAAGAGTATAGCTTGACCAAAACATAGTTAGGCGAAAAGGCGACATCTATTTGCGGTAACTACTTTGGAAATTAAATCTTCAGATGGATATCACATATCCAAACACATGCGCGCCGACTGAtaggaagagagaaagagagagaggaagagttAGTGGAGCTCTGGGATCTCTGCCAGATAACACGAACTTCCTTTAATTTTTGGAGACATGGATGTCATTATAAATGCGGCACGGCACACCTCGTACTCATGAATGTGAACGATCCGCTGGTCACTTCGCCATAACTTCGTGAATATCTTTTCATAACGTGTCAGCAGAGATGAGAGAGATCCTGGGAATGGCGCTGGCGCTCGTTGTTCTGAGAGTTCACGGGGAAAACATCAGTGAAGGTTTTTGTGTGGAGGGAAAATGCTTCGTCGTCCAAACCAACAGCGCGACTTTTGATGAGGCGCAGAAAGTCTGTCGGGAGAAACGAGGACATCTGATGACCGTACGCACCCAAAAATCGGCTGATGTTCTTTCTAAGTTGTTGAAGGGAACTTCTGGAAACTTTTGGTTGGGGCTGAGATATCAGTGCTCAAACGATGGGTTAAAGGGATACAAATGGGTCACTGGGGACGATACGAGCCTGTATATCAACTGGGAAAGCGACCGAGCGATTTGTTTTCCACAATGTGCATCGGTATCACAGAAAGTTCAGAAACTGGCCGAAAGACCTTGTGATGAAAGAATCGAAGGATATTTGTGTGAATATGACAATGTCGGTTACTGTAAGCCGCTGAGCAACGATGCAGACGTATTATATGAAATTCCTTTCGGATTTAAGGCAAACGAACTCCAAGAAATTCCCCAAGGCACCAATGCGACATTGCCGCCGCTGAGAACGAGACACGTTTGTTTCGACGGCTTCTGGATTCAGGCACCTTGGACTTGTGAAGTTTTTGGTGGTGGATGTGATTATAAGTGCCGTTTGAACGGGAAAAACTATGAATGCTTATGTCAGCCTGGATTTAAACTCGACAGCAACAAAGTCACATGCAGCAAGGAGGAACATGAGCCGGCATTTAAAGTTGCAGATTTAAAGTCTTCCGAAGACTGCAAGCCCGGCTATCGCAATGAAAGTGGGGTTTGCGTTGATGAGGACGAATGCGAGTCTGCACCATGCGAGCACGACTGTATAAACACTGAAGGTGGTTATCAATGTAAATGCAATGAGGGATTCATACAGTCGACGAAGGAACCGGACAAATGTAAGATGCACTGTACGCAACCCCAGTGCCCAGCTGAATGTGACCCCAACAACGAGGACCAGTGCAACTGCCCCGATGGTTTCCTACTTGAAGGCACAGACGAAAAAATATGCGTTGACATTGATGAATGCGATAATAATGAGTGTGACCAGACGTGTGAAAATATACCTGGAGGATTTGTATGTTCCTGCAATGAAGGATTCGAGCTTTTGGGCGAGTCTAAATGTGTGAAAGAAGACTTTGAGGGTTCAGGCAGCTCAACACCTTTTGACTTTTTTACACCTACAAGCACACCCCCAACCGACAAGCCAATGTCAATCTCAGCGGGCAGTCTTTTAGCAATAATGGTGGCCATTGTTGTTTGTATTCTTGTACTGGTCTGCCTCGCTCACTGCATATTGAGACGTTTTTGTCAAATGCACAATTACGATGTGCACAAAGGCCACGAAAATATCTACGATTTTCAACAGGTGATCATTGAAAAAAATTGCACTGAACAGTCATTCCCAAATCGGTATTTAAAAAGAGACACTTAAAGCCAGACTTCAtgcaaacaaatgtaaatagtagtaaatttatttgattgtatttgtaaacaaatatattgtgGTGTCAGAAACTTGACTTTGCACAAGTTTGAATAAGTCAACAATGTCAGTATTCCTGAATGGTGGAGtttgaagaaaataaatattatattttaatataacgtGTAGCAAAATTTCATTTACTGTACCTTGTTTCGTTCTCCCTCTGCAACATCTGTGTCCAAATACGCAGATAGATTGGAAAAGACAGTGTGGTATTAATGAACAGTAGTTCTAAacgttttattttcattttatttccagTATTGCCCTCCTACCTGCTGGTTTTCCCAGTCATTTTGGTAAATAACGTCCTCTAGTGGGCATTAAGGAACAACTAGTTCAAATGCAATTTTGGTTTCTTCATACTCACACACAGCTTCACATGGTTAGTGTTTTATCTTTGAATGGCAAGAGTTAGTGTCCAGTCATTTCATTTGGCTAATCCTTGAAAGAAGCAATTTGAGCTTTTGGACGAGTTTATATGTGTGAGAGAAGACTTTGAGGGCTCAGGCAGCTCAACaccttttgacatttttacacCTACAAGCAGATCCCCAACAGACAAGCCAATGTCAATCTCAGCGGGCAGTCTTTTAGCAATAATGTTTGTCGTTGTTTGTATTCTTGTACTGGTCTGCCTCGCTCACTGCATATTGAGACGTTTTTGTCAAATGCACAATTACGATGTGCACAAAGGCCACGAAAATATCTACGATTTTCAACAGGTGATAATTGAAAAAAATTGCACTGAACAGTCATTCCCAAATCGGTATTTAAAAAGAGACACTTAAAGTCTGACTTCATGCAAACTGAAATGTAAATAGTAgtaaatttatttgatttttatttgtaaacaaatatattgtgGTGTCAGAAACTTTGCACAAGTTTGAATAAGTCAACAATGTCAGTATTCCTGAATGGTGGAGTTTGaagaaataatattatattttaatataacgtGTAGCAAATTTTCATTTACTGTACCTTGTTTCGTTCTCTCTCTGCAACATCTGTGTCCAAATACGCAGATAGACTAGAAAAGACAGTGCGGTATTAATGAACAGTAGTTCTAAacgttttattttcattttatttccagTATTGCCCTCCAGTGATGCGCGGGTTGATCCAAAATGAGCGGGTGCCTGCGGTCACCCGCGGTTACGAgtcatccaaaaatatttttaatgatattcgggTCGCGGTCGGTCGGGTCGTTTGAAATAAAGATGCCAATTAAACCTTTGTAATTTATATAGTACTAGACACAATTTTCTATAAAATACATAGGCCTACACTTTATTGGCTGAATAACTGGCGCGAAGATGACGCACGAGCTCAGTCTGCAGGTAGAGATGGAGGCGGCAAGAGAAAAGGTGAAGACTGGGGAGTAGAAGCTCCGCAAATACACAAATAGAAAGAGCAAAGTGTGGGAGACATTTGCCGAAATAATGAAAGATGATGACCAAAGTGCTGGCTTTGTCATGTGTACTTCTTGTGATgctatttacacattttaaatgcatatagctcagtaatgtcagttttatgtattttctgagaGGGGGCGGGATTTTTGTTGGGAAAGTCGGGGGAGAGACGCACACTTCGATTAAATTGGATAAACACATGCAGCAGTTAAGAAAACGAaacgaaataaatgaataaatcaagcctttattacataacactaggctatatcatacagcattcagaaaaagaacagtttgCGCTCCTAAGGGCTTTAACACTTTTCCAAAAGTGGGCCTTCTCTCAGTTGAACTGCTGATGAATTCTTCAAGCAGGGTCGAAACATAAACATCGCATTCATCAATAATATGCATCTAGACagctgaaatggaaaatgatgGGCTGCCTCAAGAACTGCCTGCTCTCGCCGCTGCACCTCTGAGCGCACCACGTCAGGGCCTGAAACATTTCTCTCCTCCACAGGCTGGATTAATGGATATTATAGGCCAGGGAGGCTGATGGGGGACGTATGGGAGGGGGGCGGCCACACACCCCCGCACCCCTAGTTCCTACGTCTATGGCCCAATGACGCTACGATGAGCAtttactacttttaaaaaatgcgggtcgggtacaatattttcttttttttttttgcgggcGGGTTAGTTGAAAACGTCGGTCGGGTGCGGGTTGTTTATACATTGACCCGCGCATCACTGTTGCCCTCCTACCTGCTGGTTTTCCCAGTCATTTTGGTAAATAACGTCCTCTAGTGGGCATTAAGGAACAACTAGTTCAAATGCAATTTTGGTTTCATACTCACACACAGCTTCACATGGTTAGTGTTTTATCTTTGAATGGCAAGAgttaatgtccagtcatttcatttgactaatcctttaaagaagcAATTCGAGCTTTTGGACGAGTTTAAATGTGTGAGAGAAGACTTTGAGGGTTCAGGCAGCTCAACaccttttgacatttttacacCTACAAGCAGATCCCCAACAGACAAGCCAATGTCAATCTCAGCGGGCAGTCTTTTAGCAATAATGTTTGTCGTTGTTTGTATTCTTATACTGGTCTGCCTCGCTCACTGCATATTGAGACGTTTTTGTCAAATGCACAATTACGATGCGCACAAAGGCCACGAAAATATCTACGATTTTCAACAGGTGATCATTGAAAAAAACTGCACTGAACAGTCATTCCCAAATCGGTATTTAAAAAGAGAAACTTAAAGCCAGATGTCAAGCAAACTGAAATGtagtacatttatttgattttatttgtaAACAAAGTCAGTGTCATTGACCTTGCACAAGTTTTAATAAGTAAACAATGTCAGTATTCCTGAATGGTGGAGtttgaagaaaataaatattatattttaatataacgtGTAGCAAAATTTCATTTAGCCTACTGTACATTGTTTCGTTCTCTCTCTGCAACATCTGTGTCCAAATATGCAGATAGACTGGAAAAGACAGTGCGGTATTAATGAACAGTATTTCTAAACGTTCTATGTTCATTTTAAGTTCcattcacgtcacctcgtatttaccggaatcttgaaatgacaacacgtgacgttatattcggagctgttcacgtccttttggtcattggactgggaattatgcgtttccatggcaccactatcaacgcctaataaatcaatctacagcggtggtacagcggccacgtggtacatgtgggagctttcagaaaactcccagcttacaagctgtaattacgagctctatgaggacgtgaacgctttttacatgCTAGAATCTcttaactacaggaattacgaggccgtgtgaacgcacctttatTTCCAGTATTGCCCTCCTACCTGCTGATTTTCCCAGTCATTTTGGTAAATAACGTCCTCTAGTGGGCATTAAGGAACAACTAGTTCAAATGCAAGTTTGGTTTCTTCATACTCACACACAGCTTCACATGGTTAGTGTTTTATCTTTGAATGGCAAGAgttaatgtccagtcatttcaTTTGGGTAATCCTTGATCAttcctgtatttatttatttatttatttatttgtgaacaAATTAACACCGATTCGGAAACTagttcaaaataacagtattcaataaaaaaattgttgttAATGCTAAAATAGCCTATTGCTACCGTTGAAAACTTCGGAATTCCGAACTTCCGAAGCTGAAATAATTGTAACTTTTCCAGAATTACAGTGCTCAAACTTGAGGAACTCCTCACCGGAAAATGAATCACTGGGTAAGAAAGTTATTTCCTATTTCAGAGATGTTGAGAAACACTAATGAAATAAAGGGAGAGAGAACGGAGGGATAACTCATTATCTCCGAAACTCGAGCGAGAGGACGGGTTGTTCTTTATTTGAAGCTGAAGGGTTATCGAAGCgttctcattatttaatgccaCGACAAGGCTTAAGAAAACTCCATGGATTAGGGACCGAATCTGGTAAGACGCTAAATTATTGCTCGGTTATTGGACATCAACTTTATAGTGCAGCTTTCAGATTACTGCATGTATCAGATTCTTTCCACGTTAAAAACGTATGTTATAGTAAAAGCTTTTTCTTAAAGTCACTGAACTTTTAACTTAAGCAAACAATAATAAAGATAATCTTGTTCTACACAAGTATTAACTTAAATAGCACATCCTCTCAAAAATAGcctcatgttttgttttgtttttcccacAGTTCTCTCAGAATGGGATTTACATTCATTCTGATCCTCTTTGGACTGTGCATAAACACTGAAGTTGTGAAATGCACCTCTGTGTGTTTAGTTAATGGCTATGCAGCCTTCTGCGCATCTAGAGGTCTTCATCAGGTGCCAGAGCTTCCCACGTACGTCAATTATGTGGATCTGAATTTTAACAGCATTGCTGAACTCAACGAAACATCCTTTTCTCGTCTTGAAGGTCTACAAGTCCTTAAACTGGAGCAACAAACAACAGGACTTGTGATCAGAAACAACACGTTTAGAAGACTCTCCAATCTAATATTACTTCAGTTAGACTACAACCGCTTCCTGCAAATAGAGACAGGGGCGTTTAATGGATTATCCAACCTTGAGATTCTCACGCTCACTCAGTGCAGTTTAGATGATGCAATTTTGTCTGGTGACTTCCTCAAACCTCTGGTGTCTCTTGAGATGCTTGTCTTGCGtgaaaacaacattaaaagaaTCCAGCCAGCATCgttctttttaaatatgaagAAATTTCATGTGCTCAATCTCTCTCGCAACAAAGTGAAGAGCATCTGTGAAGAAGACCTCCTCAGCTTTCAGGGTAAACATTTCACGCTTCTGAAACTATCCTCTGTGACACTGCAAGACATGAATGAGTACTGGTTAGGATGGGAAAAGTGTGGAAACCCATTTAAGAACATGTCCATAACTATATTGGACTTATCTGGAAACGGCTTTAATGTTAACATGGCAAAGCGTTTCTTTGATGCAATCACTGGTACCAAAATCCAAAGTCTCATTCTCAGTAACAGTTACAGCATGGGCAGTTCTTTTAGTTATAACAATTTTAAAGATCCAGACAAATTTACTTTCAAGGGTCTTGGGGATAGTGGTATTGAGATTTTCGATTTGTCCAAATCAAAAATTTTTGCTTTGTCAAGTTCAGTATTTAGTCATTTTCGAGATCTAGAACAAATTACATTGGCAGAAAATGAGATCAACATTATTGAAATTGATTCATTTTGGGGTATGACAAATTTACTAAAGCTAAACCTGTCCAAAAACTTCCTGGGTAGTATTGATTCTAATACATTTCAGAATCTAGAGAAGCTCGAGGTGCTTGATTTGTCTTATAACCATATAAGGGTGCTTGGCGATAAATCGTTTCAGGGACTCCCAAGTTTACTCAACTTAAATTTAACAGGAAATGCTCTTGAGTCAGTTCATGAATTTGCAACCCTACCTAACCTGAAGATAATCTACTTGGGTGACAATAAAATTTCATCTTTGTCTAGTTTACCCAACATTGCTAAAAATCTTACAACCCTTGACCTGGAATTTAACAAATTAAAGTCCTTGTCAGATCTCTACACAATACTACGGGAATTTCCTCAAATAGAAAAAATCTTTCTTCAAGGTAACACGTTTTCAAGTTGTTATAATCACAGACAAATAGTGTCTTCAGATAAACTACAACTTCTTAATCTTGGAGGTTCATCTATGCAGATGATCTGGTCAGAAGGAAAATGTTTAAACGTGTTTAACAATCTTCATCAGTTAGAACAGCTTTCTCTGACTGCCAATGGGCTACAGTCTCTTCCAAAAGACATTTTCAAAGACCTTACCTCTTTGTGGATTTTGGATTTGTCCTTCAACTCTTTGAAGTACCTTCCAAATGGTATATTCCCTGAAAGTCTTCAAATTCTTAATCTTGAATATAATTCTATTTATTCAGTAGATCCAAATCTCTTTAGCACCCTCAGCTACCTCAGCCTCCTCAGCCTGAAGAAAAACGATTTCCGTTGTGATTGCAACCTAAGGGATTTCAAAACTTGGCTAAATCAAACCAACGTAATCTTTGCTCACCCCATTGAGGATGTGATATGTGCCAGTCCTGAGGATCAGTACATGGTTCCGGTTGTGAGATCCATCATACAATGTGAGGATGAAGAGGAGGAGAGAAATGCTGAAAAACTGAGGCTTGTGCTTTTTATTTTCTGTACCGCATTTATCATAGTACTCACTGCTAGCGCCATCATTTATGTCCGTCGACGTGGCTACATCTTCAAGCTTTACAAAAAACTCATTGGCAAACTTGTGGATGGAAAGCAAGAAGAGCCTGATCCTGAACAATTCTTGTATGATGTGTTTCTCTGTTTTAGTTCCAATGATATTAAATGGGTAGAAAAAGCGCTGCTGAACAGACTAGACTCTCAGTTCTCAGAGCAGAACACACTCCGCTGCTGCTTTGAGGAGCGAGACTTCTTACCTGGGGAGGACCATCTTACCAACATGCGAAATGCTATCCAGAATAGTCGAAAAACCCTTTGTGTGGTGTCTGAACATTTCCTGAAAGATGGCTGGTTACTAGAGGCCTTCATTCTGGCACAAAGGAGGATGCAAGTGGAGCTTGAGGACATTCTGGTGGTGCTGGTTGTAGGGAACATACCGCAGTACAGGCTACTGAAGTTCAAACAAGTGAGATCGTACATTGAGAACAGAAGATACCTTCTGTGGCCTGATGACAGCCAGGACTTGGATTGGTTTTATGACCAACTTCTGCATAAAATAAGAAAAGATACCAAggttaaacaaacaaatcaaccaaacaaacaaacaaagcctGAAGCATTGAATGTCCATGCAAACACAGCAGTATAATTATGGTATATCTGttgattatatattttgtaaaaactaatCACCTTTGGTTTCAGATTTTTAATGCATAATGCAGATCTTGGTTAGGTATAATTATGCATTATCTCATGTTTCCTatgtttgtaaaaatgtttgtcTGTGAACCTGCTGATAATTTCAGTAAATATCTGAAATGCTAATTCTATTCTGTGTCCCGGTGCCAGTGGATAAAGACTTCAGAATACTCTTCCAAATTTGCAAAATCTTAACATCTTCAACCACTTGTGTGACTATGACCCCGCCAACGGAGCTTGCAAATCTATAATGAAATGTGAATTACAATGAAGAAATTAAGCAAATTACATTTAACTATAAATTTACAACCTAAAAATGTTAACTGGATAAAAAGACACTCAGTGTACTCTGATACTATTTTCTGAATACAGGAAAAATGGCAAACTAGGAAGCCACTAGTGAAAACACTATGACACAATATGCGTAATCACAGTTTGTACATTGTTAATGAAATCTGTAAAGAAACCTCAGTATTGACAAATTCTGTCATGGCCTGTGTACTTTGAACAGTTTGGAAATACAGCAACAGGGCTGTCGCTCGAGGAGAGAACAATGGGAGGGCCCACAGCAACAACCTGCACCGGGGTCACATGTCTGATTAAGTAAATATTGAATTGAAATCCTACCATGGCTGACAACTAATTCCATGGTCTTCATCGAAGAACTGATAATATATTCTTAGCTGACCTCACAATGCCATCTGGCCAAATTTCCTGTTATGATCCCTTCATTGTAATAAggcacactgcaaaaaaagacAACATTGCAAAACTAATATTAACATTGTGCTTTATATACAGAAAGCAATCTCTCAGGGGCACCTTGTGCAAACATAGCTTACCAAAGAAAAGCCTTCAAATTCATTTCCTGTTcccttaaaaaaaatgtaattgccaTCTACCACTAATTGTATAGTATTTatattgtattcatattttatttatttcacacaaTTGTGATCTGATTGCTTCATATAACAACAGGTCCTTCTTTGGGCACATGGAGGAACTTGCTTTTAAAATATCCCCATTGAGAAGTCAGGTCCATTGTGCAATCAAAAACGCTTTGTTTGTGTTGGCTTTCAGAGTTACTCAAGAGTTACTTTTTGTTTTAACTCCCATCTTACTCCATGGTGTTTAATGATAATTCTTCTGTTTTAACTAAACATGAAAAAGACCATTACATAGACGCAAACTATCTACAAACTCAttcttgttttttctcattAGTGTGTTTTTCTAGGACAGATTTCtgtgaaaaacatttataaaacaatttataaataaaactgcattaaattggatgtaacattttacataacAGTGATTTTACGATTATTTTACTCCTATTacataaatgtaacattattcGACTTTCAACAGGCAAATGCAGAAGTAGGCCTCATTAATTATGGTTCTACTTATATATGGTTCTACTTATATCTACTTCTacttatatatattacattctGGTTGACAAAGATATCTACAAAAATATAATGTAGGTCATcgtataaatacatattttaatacattataaaactataaatatataacTTGCAGTTTCTATAACCTTTGTGACATAATTTTTTCCTTAACATAAAAGAGGAATACTTTCCCCAATACATTTAtcatcaaataaattaatttctcaAAATGTGTGGCCCCTTATGTAACCTGacattaaaaatactttatagCTTTCATATACAGCTAAATATTTTGCACTTTTTAATGCATAGATTACTTtaacaaggtaaaaaaaaaaaaatactatagtaaatactatagtgtttttgaactatactatagtaaattgtagaatatatatatatatatatatatatatatatatatatatatatatatatatatattagtatttacaacactttgttaatgaatgctacagcatactgtagtattaactatagtgaactgatcaACTGTTATAAATAccgtagtatactttagtttttactacagtaaactgtagtgtattgtataatataccctaaagttgtagaaaacttagtacagtattgggtaacgtaatttgtttatattactatagttgttatattatcacagcaactatagaattaccacaataaatatagtatggttcaaaac
Above is a window of Megalobrama amblycephala isolate DHTTF-2021 linkage group LG11, ASM1881202v1, whole genome shotgun sequence DNA encoding:
- the thbd gene encoding thrombomodulin, coding for MREILGMALALVVLRVHGENISEGFCVEGKCFVVQTNSATFDEAQKVCREKRGHLMTVRTQKSADVLSKLLKGTSGNFWLGLRYQCSNDGLKGYKWVTGDDTSLYINWESDRAICFPQCASVSQKVQKLAERPCDERIEGYLCEYDNVGYCKPLSNDADVLYEIPFGFKANELQEIPQGTNATLPPLRTRHVCFDGFWIQAPWTCEVFGGGCDYKCRLNGKNYECLCQPGFKLDSNKVTCSKEEHEPAFKVADLKSSEDCKPGYRNESGVCVDEDECESAPCEHDCINTEGGYQCKCNEGFIQSTKEPDKCKMHCTQPQCPAECDPNNEDQCNCPDGFLLEGTDEKICVDIDECDNNECDQTCENIPGGFVCSCNEGFELLGESKCVKEDFEGSGSSTPFDFFTPTSTPPTDKPMSISAGSLLAIMVAIVVCILVLVCLAHCILRRFCQMHNYDVHKGHENIYDFQQVIIEKNCTEQSFPNRYLKRDT
- the LOC125278549 gene encoding toll-like receptor 5; this encodes MGFTFILILFGLCINTEVVKCTSVCLVNGYAAFCASRGLHQVPELPTYVNYVDLNFNSIAELNETSFSRLEGLQVLKLEQQTTGLVIRNNTFRRLSNLILLQLDYNRFLQIETGAFNGLSNLEILTLTQCSLDDAILSGDFLKPLVSLEMLVLRENNIKRIQPASFFLNMKKFHVLNLSRNKVKSICEEDLLSFQGKHFTLLKLSSVTLQDMNEYWLGWEKCGNPFKNMSITILDLSGNGFNVNMAKRFFDAITGTKIQSLILSNSYSMGSSFSYNNFKDPDKFTFKGLGDSGIEIFDLSKSKIFALSSSVFSHFRDLEQITLAENEINIIEIDSFWGMTNLLKLNLSKNFLGSIDSNTFQNLEKLEVLDLSYNHIRVLGDKSFQGLPSLLNLNLTGNALESVHEFATLPNLKIIYLGDNKISSLSSLPNIAKNLTTLDLEFNKLKSLSDLYTILREFPQIEKIFLQGNTFSSCYNHRQIVSSDKLQLLNLGGSSMQMIWSEGKCLNVFNNLHQLEQLSLTANGLQSLPKDIFKDLTSLWILDLSFNSLKYLPNGIFPESLQILNLEYNSIYSVDPNLFSTLSYLSLLSLKKNDFRCDCNLRDFKTWLNQTNVIFAHPIEDVICASPEDQYMVPVVRSIIQCEDEEEERNAEKLRLVLFIFCTAFIIVLTASAIIYVRRRGYIFKLYKKLIGKLVDGKQEEPDPEQFLYDVFLCFSSNDIKWVEKALLNRLDSQFSEQNTLRCCFEERDFLPGEDHLTNMRNAIQNSRKTLCVVSEHFLKDGWLLEAFILAQRRMQVELEDILVVLVVGNIPQYRLLKFKQVRSYIENRRYLLWPDDSQDLDWFYDQLLHKIRKDTKVKQTNQPNKQTKPEALNVHANTAV